In Hasllibacter sp. MH4015, the following proteins share a genomic window:
- a CDS encoding NAD(P)-dependent oxidoreductase gives MSRVLVTGASGFVGQAVMRALARRDCTTRCVLRPGAEVPLADETVMTGDLFAEDAGFWADTFDGVDMVLHLAWYAEPGKYLTSDKNLDCLSGTLRMAQGAVAAGLRRFVGTGTCFEYAFGDGMLYPDGPLDPQTPYAAAKVSAYLTLKAFFEQSGTEFLWARLFYLHGAGEDPRRLAPYIHQQLAKGAVAELTEGTQIRDFIDVDAAAELYVGDAFSDATGVTNISTGHGISVRDLALGIADQYGRRDLLKFGARPTNLTDPPIIIGPRHPRGAATPDLVHTSTPAPR, from the coding sequence ATGAGCCGGGTTCTGGTCACAGGCGCGTCGGGTTTCGTGGGCCAGGCCGTGATGCGCGCGCTGGCCAGGCGCGACTGCACAACGCGCTGTGTCCTGCGCCCCGGCGCCGAGGTGCCCCTGGCCGACGAGACGGTGATGACGGGCGATCTGTTCGCCGAGGATGCCGGGTTCTGGGCCGACACCTTCGATGGCGTGGACATGGTCCTGCACCTGGCGTGGTATGCGGAGCCGGGAAAGTACCTGACCTCTGACAAGAACCTCGATTGCCTTTCGGGCACGTTGCGCATGGCGCAAGGCGCCGTAGCCGCGGGGTTGCGCCGGTTTGTCGGCACCGGGACCTGTTTCGAATATGCGTTCGGGGACGGAATGCTTTATCCCGACGGCCCGCTTGACCCGCAAACGCCCTATGCTGCGGCCAAGGTCAGCGCCTATCTGACGCTAAAAGCCTTCTTCGAGCAGAGCGGCACAGAATTCCTGTGGGCGCGGCTCTTCTACCTTCACGGTGCCGGAGAGGACCCGCGCCGCCTTGCGCCCTATATCCACCAGCAACTTGCCAAAGGTGCGGTGGCGGAGCTGACCGAAGGCACCCAGATCCGCGATTTCATCGACGTGGACGCAGCGGCGGAGCTTTACGTGGGCGATGCGTTTTCAGACGCGACAGGTGTCACCAATATCTCCACCGGGCATGGGATTTCCGTGCGCGACCTTGCGCTTGGCATCGCCGATCAATACGGACGCCGCGACCTGCTCAAATTCGGCGCGCGGCCCACCAACCTGACCGATCCACCAATCATCATCGGCCCGCGCCATCCCCGTGGGGCAGCCACGCCCGATCTTGTACACACATCAACGCCCGCCCCCCGATAG